The following proteins are encoded in a genomic region of Ignavibacteriota bacterium:
- a CDS encoding glycosyltransferase, whose translation MIERVSVIIPNYNYARYLAGRIESILQQTTPVDEVIILDDASTDDSRQIIQRYTGDTRVRAVYFDENSGSPYRRWNDGAALATGEWLLFAGADDNCDPTMIARLLAASTSSDGVDLVWCQSTGINENGDETRSWKSWTDDLNPTLWSGDFSMRGSGLLAYFLQKNVIPNASAVLLRRSAFLRHGGFDTTLRLCADWMLYARIAAEAHVAFVADPLNHFRTHGATVRDASSRSGLHLREAAMVIGTISSWPAVENGARDAAIRRFVRTWMSNGVRNKTLLTAAQLSTLVRAFGPHAARVRWELVRAFPSLVKRRVHARVFPAGDAA comes from the coding sequence GTGATCGAGCGTGTAAGCGTCATCATTCCCAATTACAACTACGCACGGTATCTCGCCGGGCGTATCGAAAGCATTCTCCAACAGACCACCCCGGTGGATGAAGTCATTATTCTGGATGATGCCTCGACGGATGACAGCCGCCAAATAATACAGCGCTACACCGGCGATACACGCGTGCGCGCCGTGTACTTCGACGAGAACAGCGGATCGCCGTATCGGAGATGGAACGACGGCGCCGCCCTCGCAACAGGCGAGTGGCTGCTGTTCGCGGGCGCGGACGACAACTGCGATCCGACCATGATCGCCCGGCTGCTCGCAGCATCAACATCATCCGACGGAGTGGATCTCGTGTGGTGTCAATCCACCGGTATCAACGAGAACGGCGATGAAACACGATCCTGGAAGTCGTGGACGGATGATCTCAATCCTACTCTCTGGTCGGGCGATTTCTCGATGCGCGGATCCGGATTGCTTGCGTACTTCCTGCAGAAGAATGTGATACCAAATGCGAGTGCCGTGCTGTTGCGCCGCTCGGCGTTTCTCCGGCATGGCGGTTTCGATACAACGCTCCGGCTCTGCGCCGATTGGATGTTGTATGCACGCATCGCCGCGGAGGCGCACGTGGCCTTTGTCGCGGACCCGCTCAACCACTTTCGCACACATGGCGCAACCGTACGTGATGCAAGCAGCAGATCAGGACTCCATCTGCGCGAGGCCGCAATGGTAATCGGGACCATCTCTTCGTGGCCCGCCGTCGAAAACGGCGCGCGAGACGCGGCCATTCGCCGATTTGTGCGCACATGGATGAGCAACGGAGTGAGGAATAAGACGCTTCTCACCGCCGCACAGCTCTCCACGCTCGTCCGTGCATTCGGACCCCACGCAGCCCGCGTGCGCTGGGAGCTTGTGCGCGCATTTCCCTCCTTGGTGAAACGGCGGGTTCATGCACGGGTGTTTCCTGCGGGAGATGCCGCATGA
- the pseC gene encoding UDP-4-amino-4,6-dideoxy-N-acetyl-beta-L-altrosamine transaminase: protein MNTPMRIPYGRQEITEADIAAVIEVLQSEYLTQGPAVDAFETAFATYVGSRFAVAVANGTAALHLGAQALGVHAGTRVITTPMTFAASANCVRYCGGDVTFCDIEEGSWTLDPRRVRTMIESAPSGTFSGIIPVDYAGLPADLPSLHAIAREHGMWIMHDACHSPGATFLDTVGSNRRCGDGSHADLTVFSFHPVKHIATGEGGMITTNNEELYHRLRVLRTHGITREPALMHEQHGGWYYEMQELGYNYRLTDIQAALGLSQLSRAQDNLEKRRRIADRYHSALADLPLELPYGKIGRDHAWHLFVIRSGRRRELYDNLRTRGVFAQVHYIPVHLMPYYRALGSAPGDCPVAEQHYARCLSLPMFPSLRDDEWDHVVASLHAAVGEYQD from the coding sequence ATGAACACACCCATGCGCATACCCTACGGGCGCCAGGAGATCACCGAAGCGGATATCGCCGCGGTGATCGAGGTGTTGCAGTCGGAGTACCTCACACAGGGACCGGCGGTCGATGCGTTCGAGACCGCCTTTGCGACGTATGTGGGAAGCCGCTTTGCGGTTGCGGTTGCCAACGGTACCGCCGCTCTCCACCTCGGAGCCCAGGCGTTGGGAGTGCACGCAGGGACGCGTGTTATAACAACGCCGATGACGTTCGCGGCATCGGCAAACTGCGTCCGCTACTGCGGCGGCGACGTCACATTCTGTGACATCGAAGAGGGGAGCTGGACTCTCGATCCGCGCCGTGTCAGGACAATGATAGAGTCCGCCCCTTCGGGCACTTTCAGTGGTATCATCCCGGTGGACTACGCGGGCTTGCCCGCGGATCTACCCTCCCTACACGCCATCGCGAGGGAGCACGGTATGTGGATCATGCATGACGCATGTCATTCGCCAGGGGCGACGTTTCTGGATACGGTCGGAAGCAACCGCCGCTGCGGCGACGGATCACATGCGGACCTTACAGTTTTTTCTTTTCATCCCGTAAAACATATCGCCACGGGTGAAGGCGGGATGATCACAACCAACAACGAGGAGTTGTACCATCGGCTTCGTGTGCTCCGCACGCACGGCATCACGCGGGAACCAGCGCTCATGCATGAGCAGCATGGGGGATGGTATTACGAGATGCAGGAACTGGGGTATAATTACCGGCTCACCGATATTCAGGCCGCGCTCGGTCTCTCGCAGTTGTCTCGCGCGCAGGACAATCTCGAGAAGAGGCGGAGAATAGCGGACCGTTACCACTCCGCCCTCGCGGACCTCCCGCTGGAGCTGCCATACGGAAAAATCGGCCGCGATCATGCATGGCATCTCTTTGTAATTCGCAGCGGGCGGCGCCGCGAGCTGTACGATAATCTGCGCACGCGGGGCGTGTTCGCTCAGGTGCATTATATACCTGTGCACTTGATGCCATATTACCGTGCGCTCGGTTCGGCACCCGGAGATTGTCCGGTCGCGGAGCAGCATTACGCCCGCTGCCTGAGTCTGCCCATGTTCCCCTCCCTGCGCGACGACGAGTGGGATCATGTTGTCGCCTCCCTGCATGCCGCTGTCGGGGAATACCAGGATTGA
- the rfbC gene encoding dTDP-4-dehydrorhamnose 3,5-epimerase — protein sequence MTITQTTLPDVLLIEPTKHGDARGFFMETWRDDVFAAAVGRAVRFVQDNASRSVKGTLRGLHYQHPYAQGKLVRVTRGEVYDVAVDIRRGSPYFGAWYGCILSEENTRQLWIPPGFAHGFYVVSDVADFAYKCTEYYHAETDGSVLWNDPDIGIQWPLDGDPLLSRKDTSGLRLADITTLPVWDG from the coding sequence GTGACAATCACACAAACAACACTCCCGGACGTCCTCCTCATCGAGCCGACAAAACACGGCGACGCTCGCGGCTTCTTCATGGAGACGTGGCGCGATGATGTGTTCGCAGCGGCGGTCGGGCGTGCCGTACGATTCGTGCAGGACAACGCGTCGCGTTCGGTGAAGGGCACGCTGCGTGGATTGCACTATCAGCATCCGTATGCGCAGGGAAAACTCGTTCGAGTCACACGCGGCGAAGTGTATGACGTGGCGGTCGACATCCGTCGCGGCTCGCCGTATTTCGGCGCATGGTACGGTTGTATACTTTCCGAGGAAAATACGCGGCAGCTCTGGATTCCCCCAGGATTTGCGCACGGATTTTACGTCGTGTCGGATGTGGCCGATTTTGCGTACAAGTGCACGGAGTATTATCACGCCGAGACCGACGGTTCGGTGCTTTGGAATGATCCTGATATCGGTATACAATGGCCGCTCGACGGCGATCCCCTGCTGTCGCGCAAGGATACATCAGGACTGCGTCTCGCGGATATTACGACACTGCCGGTGTGGGACGGTTAA
- a CDS encoding GNAT family N-acetyltransferase, which translates to MTSDPQIHYRRATMDDARLLFEWANDPDVRAASFSSEPIPWEDHLSWLARRIDDENTVLLMAISSDSVAIGVIRCQIDNGEGTISITIDPEQRGRGLSKSIFAEASHWLFSNTPVERIHAFVKLNNERSLKMVVFAGYALHGLVTINGEEANHLIITKPAL; encoded by the coding sequence ATGACCTCTGATCCACAAATCCATTACCGCCGCGCAACCATGGACGACGCGCGTCTGCTCTTTGAGTGGGCAAACGATCCCGACGTCAGAGCTGCTTCTTTTTCCTCCGAACCCATTCCCTGGGAGGACCATCTGTCCTGGCTTGCACGAAGGATTGATGACGAGAATACAGTTTTACTTATGGCGATAAGTTCTGATAGTGTAGCAATCGGAGTGATTCGATGTCAAATAGACAATGGCGAAGGGACAATATCAATTACGATAGACCCAGAACAGCGCGGTAGGGGATTGAGTAAGTCCATTTTCGCTGAAGCCTCCCACTGGCTGTTCTCGAATACGCCAGTTGAGCGCATTCATGCATTCGTAAAGTTAAACAATGAGCGCTCACTCAAGATGGTTGTCTTCGCCGGATACGCGTTGCATGGACTGGTCACAATTAATGGGGAAGAAGCGAACCACCTTATTATTACAAAACCAGCGTTATGA
- a CDS encoding SDR family oxidoreductase, protein MKYLITGGAGFIGSNLVHEILARGEHVRVLDNFSTGKRENLADVREAIELLEGDIRSYHIVHEAVRGVDVILHQAALPSVPRSIADPITTHEVNTNGTLNVLNAARDLGVQRIVFASSSSIYGNSAELPKHEGMNPNPLSPYAVSKLTGEKYMQVFHQLYGLETVALRYFNVFGPRQDPNSQYSAVIPKFITGMLAGRAPVIYGDGEQTRDFTFVKNVVSANILAATASDDVGGAVMNIACHERISLNRLVSDINGIVGTSITQQYAAPRLGDVLHSFAAIARAREAIGYEPSMTWNDGLRATVDYYQKQLPVQRG, encoded by the coding sequence ATGAAATATCTCATCACGGGCGGCGCCGGATTTATCGGCTCGAACCTCGTCCATGAAATCCTCGCTCGCGGCGAACACGTACGCGTGCTCGACAATTTCTCGACGGGCAAGCGGGAAAATCTCGCCGATGTGCGCGAGGCCATCGAACTCCTCGAAGGCGACATTCGTTCGTATCACATCGTACACGAGGCCGTGCGCGGCGTGGACGTGATTCTCCATCAGGCGGCGCTCCCCTCCGTCCCGCGCTCGATCGCCGATCCTATCACGACACATGAAGTGAATACCAATGGAACGCTCAACGTGCTCAACGCGGCACGCGACCTCGGCGTGCAGCGCATCGTCTTTGCCTCCTCGTCATCGATATACGGAAACAGCGCCGAGTTGCCGAAACATGAAGGCATGAACCCGAACCCGCTCTCGCCATACGCGGTGTCGAAACTCACGGGTGAAAAATACATGCAGGTGTTTCATCAACTGTACGGATTGGAAACCGTCGCCCTGCGATACTTCAACGTGTTCGGGCCGCGACAGGATCCGAACTCGCAGTACTCGGCAGTGATCCCGAAGTTTATCACCGGCATGCTCGCGGGCCGCGCTCCGGTCATTTATGGCGACGGCGAGCAGACGCGCGATTTTACGTTTGTAAAAAATGTCGTATCCGCAAACATCCTCGCGGCGACCGCCTCGGACGATGTGGGGGGCGCGGTGATGAACATCGCCTGCCATGAACGGATATCGCTCAACCGCCTCGTGTCGGATATCAACGGCATCGTTGGAACATCCATCACACAGCAATACGCGGCGCCTCGACTCGGCGATGTCCTGCATTCCTTTGCCGCCATCGCGCGGGCGCGCGAGGCGATCGGCTACGAACCGTCGATGACCTGGAACGACGGCCTGCGCGCCACCGTGGATTATTACCAGAAGCAATTGCCGGTACAACGCGGATGA
- a CDS encoding nucleotidyl transferase AbiEii/AbiGii toxin family protein, whose product MDLREDKTCYETPEQRAVLVELLALQSIRSHFFLTGGTALSVFYLHHRLSNDIDLFSRDLEALHEVDYELRLHFGMRAVRLRGSEYILTYRIDETKVDIVRDPLSLDEARPTAVMDRGREIRIDTLRNICSNKLTAMASRAEPKDFVDLFFLGRDAATFDLAAVYADAVRKDAIFDDPATAAYAIESNLGAVQQATILWPATKEPFVYDELLEWYARMLTSLYGFQDLG is encoded by the coding sequence ATGGATCTGCGAGAGGATAAAACCTGTTACGAAACACCGGAGCAAAGAGCCGTTCTTGTGGAACTGCTCGCATTGCAGTCGATACGGTCGCACTTCTTTCTCACTGGCGGAACCGCGCTTTCAGTGTTTTACCTCCACCACCGCCTTTCGAACGACATTGATCTATTCTCGCGCGATCTTGAGGCGTTGCATGAGGTCGATTACGAACTCCGCCTGCACTTCGGAATGCGGGCAGTCCGTCTTCGAGGCAGCGAGTACATTCTCACGTATCGAATCGATGAGACCAAGGTCGACATCGTTCGCGATCCTCTCTCTCTTGACGAGGCGCGCCCCACCGCCGTGATGGATCGAGGTCGGGAGATCCGCATCGATACGCTTCGCAATATTTGTTCGAACAAACTCACGGCGATGGCTTCCCGCGCTGAACCGAAGGACTTCGTCGATCTGTTCTTCCTCGGACGGGATGCAGCAACCTTCGATCTCGCCGCCGTATATGCAGATGCCGTGCGCAAGGATGCAATCTTCGACGATCCCGCAACAGCCGCATATGCGATAGAGTCGAACCTGGGAGCGGTACAACAGGCGACTATCCTTTGGCCGGCGACGAAGGAACCATTTGTGTATGATGAACTGCTAGAATGGTACGCCCGCATGCTCACGAGTTTGTACGGATTTCAAGATCTCGGATAA
- a CDS encoding ABC transporter ATP-binding protein, with translation MSTVVIRIQGLGKEYRLGVLGRKTLSHDIQSWWARLRGRPDPNAKIGKEFQARSGSSDDRIWALRDVSLDVYDGEVLGIIGKNGAGKSTLLKILSRVTAPTLGEIRIRGRVASLLEVGTGFHPELTGRENVYLNGAILGMTKREIARKFDEIVSFSDIERFIDTPVKRYSSGMYVRLAFAVAAHLDPEILVVDEVLAVGDAAFQKKCLGKMGDVAGSGRTVLFVSHNMHAIRQICPKAVWLQGGTIVQSGPSEEIVERYLSQQSTAAGGATAVFAASEERQFEVQGAALINAHGAETDWFEAEDGITLSLDCISREPVPGLYGYLTLSTVDGTTVLESDSLDRLPNPFDSLPPGRHRISVSIPPRVLGHGTYVVYLNFASPLGVTAADIHSPGTVLQFTVTDSTSKRGNARRGFHSILLSWAEQSSANLT, from the coding sequence GTGAGCACGGTGGTCATACGCATTCAGGGACTCGGAAAGGAGTACCGGCTGGGTGTACTCGGCCGGAAGACGCTCTCGCATGATATACAGAGCTGGTGGGCCCGTTTGCGCGGCCGTCCGGATCCGAACGCAAAAATCGGGAAGGAATTTCAAGCGCGGTCCGGATCCTCCGACGACAGGATATGGGCGCTTCGTGATGTCTCACTCGACGTGTATGACGGCGAAGTGCTCGGTATCATCGGCAAGAACGGCGCGGGGAAATCCACGCTGTTAAAAATCCTCTCACGCGTGACGGCTCCGACACTCGGGGAAATCCGGATCCGCGGGCGTGTGGCGAGTCTGCTGGAAGTCGGCACCGGTTTTCATCCCGAGCTGACGGGGCGGGAGAATGTGTACCTCAATGGTGCCATACTCGGCATGACGAAACGGGAAATCGCCAGGAAATTCGATGAGATCGTCTCATTCTCCGACATCGAACGCTTCATCGACACACCCGTGAAACGATACTCTTCCGGTATGTACGTCCGTCTCGCGTTTGCGGTCGCCGCGCATCTCGATCCGGAAATTCTGGTGGTGGACGAGGTGCTCGCCGTGGGTGATGCCGCGTTCCAGAAGAAGTGCCTCGGCAAAATGGGTGATGTGGCGGGAAGTGGCCGTACTGTGCTGTTCGTGAGTCACAATATGCATGCGATCAGACAGATCTGTCCGAAGGCGGTGTGGTTGCAGGGCGGGACGATTGTGCAATCAGGGCCCTCGGAAGAGATTGTGGAACGCTACCTGTCGCAGCAATCGACTGCGGCCGGCGGAGCGACAGCGGTGTTTGCCGCATCCGAGGAGCGGCAGTTCGAGGTGCAGGGCGCCGCGCTGATAAACGCGCACGGCGCGGAGACGGATTGGTTCGAGGCAGAGGACGGGATCACACTCAGTCTCGACTGCATTTCACGCGAGCCCGTACCCGGCTTATACGGCTACCTCACACTTTCCACGGTGGACGGCACCACAGTTCTCGAGTCCGACAGTCTCGACCGGCTGCCCAATCCCTTCGACAGCCTGCCGCCAGGGCGGCATCGCATCAGCGTGTCAATCCCGCCGCGTGTGCTCGGGCACGGGACGTATGTCGTGTACCTGAACTTTGCGAGCCCCCTGGGTGTGACCGCCGCCGATATACACTCGCCCGGCACCGTGCTGCAATTCACCGTGACGGACAGCACATCCAAACGGGGGAATGCGCGACGCGGATTTCACAGCATCCTTCTCTCCTGGGCCGAACAATCGTCGGCGAATCTCACGTAA
- a CDS encoding NAD-dependent epimerase/dehydratase family protein, whose protein sequence is MSILVTGGAGFIGRAIIASLPESVPVTCIDVLEAQAHAGRTTFPAWLSDRARCIRADIRDTTAYADTLHDVDVVIHLAAQTGTGQSMYERSRYVGHNVDGTACLLDALALHAPHLSRIVLASSRAVYGEGMLRVHDGRLLPAQRTLDRLSSGQWNAIAADGSPGDPVAMQEDFPCNPTSVYGLTKWWQEQLIVDSAARSGVHHTILRIQNAYGPGQELRNPYTGIIGIFCSLLFRDLEIELFEDGEVMRDFVYVDDVADAFVRAAVGDRPPYSIMNIGSRDAVSLRTLVDRLGAAAGRTPRVRVSGRYRVGDIRHAIADTTRCDAWLQGGPRTSLEEGLRRYWAWFSEQEALATETLRESFEEMERSGVLRASEDQ, encoded by the coding sequence ATGAGTATTCTCGTCACCGGCGGCGCCGGTTTTATAGGACGCGCCATCATTGCGTCGCTACCCGAATCGGTTCCGGTCACCTGTATCGATGTACTCGAAGCGCAGGCGCATGCCGGAAGAACGACATTCCCTGCGTGGCTCTCCGACAGAGCGCGCTGCATTCGCGCCGATATCCGCGATACGACGGCATATGCGGACACACTGCACGATGTCGATGTGGTCATCCACCTTGCGGCGCAGACCGGCACAGGCCAGTCGATGTACGAACGCTCCCGTTATGTCGGACACAACGTGGACGGCACCGCCTGTCTGCTGGACGCCCTTGCGCTGCATGCGCCGCATCTGTCGCGCATCGTGCTCGCCTCGAGCCGCGCCGTGTACGGCGAAGGGATGCTTCGTGTGCATGACGGCCGGCTGCTTCCCGCCCAACGCACCCTCGATCGCCTGTCGAGCGGGCAATGGAACGCAATCGCCGCTGATGGATCCCCGGGCGACCCCGTCGCCATGCAGGAGGATTTCCCATGCAATCCGACCTCGGTGTATGGCCTGACCAAATGGTGGCAGGAGCAGTTGATCGTGGATAGTGCAGCACGAAGCGGCGTGCATCACACCATCCTGCGCATACAAAACGCGTACGGGCCCGGACAGGAACTACGGAATCCGTACACCGGCATCATCGGCATCTTCTGTTCCCTGCTCTTTCGAGATCTCGAAATTGAGCTGTTCGAGGATGGCGAGGTGATGCGTGATTTTGTCTATGTCGACGATGTCGCGGACGCCTTTGTGCGGGCTGCGGTCGGGGACAGACCGCCGTACTCGATCATGAACATCGGGAGCCGTGACGCCGTGTCACTGCGCACGCTGGTGGATCGGCTCGGCGCAGCGGCGGGACGCACACCTCGAGTTCGCGTTTCGGGCCGCTATCGTGTGGGCGACATACGTCACGCAATCGCGGATACCACGCGATGTGATGCCTGGCTGCAGGGAGGTCCACGGACGTCCCTTGAGGAAGGACTGCGGCGGTATTGGGCGTGGTTTTCGGAGCAGGAGGCGCTTGCAACCGAAACACTGCGCGAATCCTTCGAAGAGATGGAAAGGAGCGGTGTCCTACGCGCTTCGGAGGATCAGTGA
- the pseG gene encoding UDP-2,4-diacetamido-2,4,6-trideoxy-beta-L-altropyranose hydrolase: MKLRIAIRTDAGATMGHGHAIRMLACAQAVIDRGGAVLLCSAQLPSSVREQYLAEGAEVHVIEAEAGSQQDATALHREAAAFHAGWIVVDGYQFHSSYFETLRAEGHRVLCMDDTGAAAPYAVDIIVNQNVHASEVLYTSSRPDATLLLGPDYALLRRAFLAAPVSDRAPVAHPARLLITLGGSDPANITARVVQILCRDAGALPNVHVLLGGGYMHDTGWIQSASNAGLNLTVHRDHHDVALLMRGMDVAVSAAGSTLLELAYLGVPTVALITAENQREAARAIDARGAAMLVTPDDGANVIDALRLLLNDSQVREKIARQARALVDGLGTQRVLDILASMM, from the coding sequence TTGAAATTACGCATCGCGATCAGGACCGATGCCGGCGCAACGATGGGACACGGGCATGCGATACGTATGCTCGCATGCGCCCAGGCCGTGATCGATCGAGGCGGCGCCGTGCTGCTCTGCTCCGCGCAACTCCCGTCCAGTGTGCGCGAACAGTATCTCGCCGAAGGCGCCGAGGTGCACGTCATCGAAGCGGAGGCGGGATCGCAGCAGGACGCCACCGCGCTGCACCGTGAAGCCGCGGCCTTTCATGCCGGGTGGATCGTCGTCGATGGATATCAGTTTCATTCCTCGTATTTCGAAACACTGCGTGCGGAGGGACACCGCGTGTTGTGTATGGACGACACGGGCGCGGCCGCGCCGTACGCGGTCGATATCATAGTGAATCAAAACGTCCACGCGTCCGAGGTATTGTATACATCTTCCCGGCCAGACGCCACGTTGTTGCTCGGACCGGATTACGCACTGCTGCGCCGGGCTTTTCTCGCCGCACCAGTCTCGGATCGAGCGCCTGTCGCGCACCCCGCGCGCCTGCTCATCACGTTGGGCGGGAGTGACCCTGCAAATATCACGGCACGTGTGGTGCAGATCTTGTGCCGCGACGCGGGCGCGCTGCCAAACGTTCATGTACTGCTAGGAGGCGGATATATGCACGACACGGGGTGGATACAGTCCGCATCGAATGCCGGGCTGAACCTGACAGTACATCGGGATCACCACGACGTGGCGCTGCTGATGCGCGGCATGGATGTTGCGGTTTCTGCTGCTGGGAGTACTCTGCTGGAATTGGCGTATCTGGGTGTGCCCACGGTGGCGTTGATCACGGCCGAGAATCAGCGCGAAGCAGCCCGCGCCATCGACGCGAGAGGCGCGGCAATGCTTGTAACGCCCGATGATGGTGCCAACGTGATTGACGCACTTCGTCTGCTCCTGAACGATTCGCAGGTACGGGAAAAAATCGCGCGGCAGGCGCGTGCGCTCGTAGACGGCCTTGGCACGCAGCGTGTGCTCGATATACTCGCGTCGATGATGTAG
- a CDS encoding ABC transporter permease, translating into MKTQTEWTTLIRPRKGILDLDLREVWRYRDLLALFVRRDFVALYKQTILGPLWFFFQPLFTTVMFTLVFGSIARISTDGLPPILFYMAGTVTWSYFQECLVKTSNTFIVNAPIFGKVYFPRLVVPLSIVITNLIAFLLQFVFFLAFLLYYGATGSRIEPNVYVLMMPVYLLMMAALGLGLGIIVASLTTKYRDLRFLISFGAQLLMYGTPVVYPLSSVPDKWLPFFLANPMTPIIESMRYAFLGVGVFRADHLLMSGGIILIILVTGVLLFTRVERTFMDTV; encoded by the coding sequence ATGAAAACACAAACGGAATGGACGACACTCATCAGGCCGCGAAAGGGGATCCTCGATCTCGATCTCCGCGAAGTCTGGCGCTACCGCGATCTTCTCGCTCTCTTCGTGCGACGCGATTTTGTGGCGCTGTACAAACAGACGATTCTTGGCCCCCTGTGGTTTTTTTTCCAGCCGTTGTTCACGACGGTGATGTTCACACTTGTGTTCGGAAGCATCGCCCGGATTTCCACCGATGGACTGCCGCCGATATTATTCTACATGGCCGGGACCGTCACATGGTCGTACTTCCAGGAATGCCTGGTCAAAACATCGAACACCTTCATCGTCAACGCCCCGATCTTCGGCAAAGTGTATTTCCCGCGGCTCGTCGTGCCGCTCTCCATCGTAATCACCAACCTCATAGCGTTTCTTCTCCAATTTGTTTTCTTCCTCGCATTCCTGTTGTATTACGGCGCGACGGGAAGTCGGATCGAGCCCAATGTGTATGTTTTGATGATGCCCGTCTATCTCCTGATGATGGCCGCGCTAGGGCTCGGGCTGGGTATCATTGTCGCCTCCTTGACGACGAAATACAGGGATCTCCGCTTCCTGATCAGTTTCGGAGCACAACTGCTCATGTACGGGACACCCGTCGTCTATCCGCTGTCGAGCGTGCCGGATAAGTGGCTGCCCTTTTTCCTCGCAAATCCGATGACGCCGATCATCGAGAGCATGCGGTATGCCTTTCTCGGTGTGGGAGTATTTCGCGCGGATCACCTGCTCATGAGCGGCGGCATCATTCTGATCATTCTTGTCACGGGAGTGCTGCTGTTTACTCGAGTCGAGCGCACCTTCATGGATACCGTATGA
- the pseB gene encoding UDP-N-acetylglucosamine 4,6-dehydratase (inverting): MTIDGSSILITGGTGSFGKQFVATLLERYPSVKRLVIFSRDELKQFEMAQMYPHERYPQIRFFLGDVRDLDRMRRALEGIEIVIHAAALKQVPAAEYNPMEFIKTNIIGAENVITASLELGVRRVVALSTDKAAAPINLYGATKLCSDKLFLAANNIKGGRDIRFSVVRYGNVMGSRGSVIPFFLARRATGVIPITHPEMTRFNIPLSEGVDLVLHAIDEAWGGELIVPKIPSYRILDLARAIAPECRTEIVGIRPGEKIHEEMITSSDSFYCWDLGTHYVILPTQPIWPIDDFRTAKNATAVPAGFQYNSGTNTEWLDVETLRHLIRLHVDPGFTA; encoded by the coding sequence ATGACCATCGACGGCAGCAGTATTCTCATCACCGGCGGAACTGGATCCTTCGGGAAGCAGTTCGTGGCCACGCTTCTCGAACGATATCCTTCCGTGAAACGACTCGTGATTTTTTCACGGGACGAGTTGAAGCAGTTCGAGATGGCGCAGATGTATCCTCACGAACGCTACCCGCAGATCCGTTTCTTCCTCGGCGACGTGCGGGATCTCGACCGTATGCGCCGCGCCCTGGAAGGAATCGAGATCGTGATACACGCGGCGGCGCTGAAACAAGTGCCCGCGGCGGAATACAATCCGATGGAGTTTATCAAGACAAACATCATCGGCGCCGAAAACGTGATCACCGCCTCGCTGGAACTCGGTGTGCGACGTGTCGTTGCGTTGTCGACCGATAAAGCCGCTGCGCCGATCAATCTGTACGGAGCAACCAAGCTGTGTTCCGATAAACTGTTTCTCGCGGCGAACAACATCAAGGGCGGGCGCGACATCCGTTTCTCGGTCGTCCGGTACGGGAACGTCATGGGCTCTCGCGGTTCCGTCATCCCGTTTTTCCTCGCGCGGCGGGCCACGGGCGTCATTCCCATCACACATCCCGAGATGACACGATTCAACATCCCGCTCAGCGAGGGAGTCGATCTGGTATTACACGCGATCGATGAGGCATGGGGAGGGGAATTGATCGTGCCGAAAATCCCGTCGTACAGGATTCTCGATCTCGCCCGGGCCATTGCGCCCGAATGCCGTACCGAAATTGTGGGGATCCGTCCCGGCGAAAAAATTCACGAGGAGATGATCACCTCATCCGATTCGTTTTATTGCTGGGACCTCGGGACGCATTACGTCATTCTTCCGACACAGCCGATATGGCCCATCGACGATTTTCGCACCGCAAAAAACGCCACCGCCGTGCCGGCGGGATTCCAGTACAACAGCGGGACCAATACCGAATGGCTCGATGTTGAAACATTGCGCCACCTGATACGTCTGCATGTCGATCCGGGATTTACGGCATGA